In a single window of the Methylophaga frappieri genome:
- a CDS encoding 4a-hydroxytetrahydrobiopterin dehydratase: MSEWREQEKERTYNDDEVTARLAEILPHWYLENGWIRRKYKTSGWKSTLMVINTVGHLAEAAFHHPDLTASYAFVIVKLTNHAAKGITDKDFELAQKIEEVVMWQPGLDDGALVGTPDDARFKYIKYDK, encoded by the coding sequence ATGTCTGAATGGCGTGAACAGGAAAAAGAGCGAACTTATAATGATGACGAGGTGACGGCACGCCTCGCTGAGATTCTGCCACATTGGTATTTGGAAAATGGCTGGATTCGCCGTAAATATAAGACTAGTGGCTGGAAAAGTACGTTGATGGTCATTAATACGGTTGGGCATTTGGCTGAGGCGGCCTTTCATCATCCAGATTTGACGGCATCTTATGCCTTTGTGATTGTTAAGCTCACTAATCATGCAGCCAAAGGTATTACGGATAAAGATTTTGAATTAGCTCAGAAAATCGAAGAAGTTGTGATGTGGCAACCTGGCCTGGATGACGGTGCACTTGTTGGTACCCCGGATGATGCCCGCTTCAAATACATTAAGTACGATAAATAG
- a CDS encoding DUF6494 family protein has translation MNSETLSLEIRQFLKKVGITSHREIEQSIQAALESGQITDNATLSIKMHLTIPELDMHHHVNSQLHLE, from the coding sequence ATGAACTCAGAAACCCTATCGCTGGAAATACGTCAGTTTCTTAAAAAGGTGGGTATTACGTCTCATCGTGAGATTGAGCAGTCTATTCAGGCGGCGCTTGAGTCTGGGCAGATTACCGATAATGCCACCCTCTCCATCAAGATGCATTTAACGATTCCTGAGTTAGATATGCATCATCATGTGAATAGTCAGCTTCATTTGGAGTAA
- a CDS encoding DUF2237 family protein: MLRSVQTKALNVLGEPLQDCSHTPLTGFFRDGCCNTSEDDLGSHTVCVSVSQAFLEFSRFRGNDLVTPIPEYNFPGLKPGDRWCLCAARWLEAHQNQRAPQVYLASTHQRATDIIPLTLLKEYALDLN; the protein is encoded by the coding sequence ATGCTGCGCTCTGTTCAAACCAAAGCGTTAAATGTGCTTGGCGAGCCATTGCAGGATTGTAGTCATACGCCGTTGACCGGTTTTTTTAGAGACGGGTGCTGTAATACCAGTGAAGACGATCTTGGCTCTCACACAGTTTGTGTGTCAGTTTCACAAGCCTTTTTGGAGTTTTCCCGGTTTCGGGGTAATGACTTGGTGACGCCGATTCCAGAATATAACTTTCCGGGTTTAAAGCCGGGCGATCGTTGGTGTTTATGTGCTGCAAGATGGCTGGAGGCACATCAAAATCAACGGGCGCCTCAGGTTTACCTCGCCAGCACACATCAACGGGCAACCGACATCATTCCCCTCACTTTATTAAAAGAATATGCTCTTGACTTAAATTGA
- a CDS encoding ATP-dependent DNA helicase, protein MGVTNPTGWLMRDELTALFNEDGVLSQQITGFQPRPAQQEMAERVANTLSNGNLLIAEAGTGTGKTFAYLAPAMLSGQKVFISTGTKNLQDQLYQRDLPVLRQTLNVPLMTAILKGRSNYLCHHRLGLAETDDSLLNDQATLSKLRKWAEQSDHGDLSDTQLLDADSHLLPRVTSTVDNCLGTQCPEYQHCFVAEARRRAQEADIVVVNHHLLMSDLALKTAGQGEVLPTADAYIIDEAHQLPGIASQFLGLRLSSHQITELCRDATQEMHAEASDMPSIATASDKLQTVLQRLRVYLGSEVLRRPWFAGEGDETQQNLLDAVAQALTNLAEELEQASPRSQGLSQCHQRAESLLDLLEYFQANAEPSDHVLWLDNRLSGFILNATPFDISGPFQQWLDDKPAAWIFTSATLTVAGQFNHFKQQLGIDDAETVSWESPFDYQQQSLLFLPETKLMPASVNYNQHIADVARQVITLSGGRTFLLFTSYRALYEVAEALKDCGHPLLVQGSGGKAQLIERFREQGDAVLLGTSSFWEGVDVRGDALRCVLIDKIPFASPGDPVLEARINLLKMHGGNPFRSIQIPSAVIQLKQGIGRLIRDVRDYGVLVLCDPRLLNKPYGKVFLRSLPAMPITQNIQDVADFLTEKSVDQATH, encoded by the coding sequence ATGGGCGTTACAAATCCGACAGGTTGGCTGATGCGGGATGAGCTGACGGCACTTTTCAATGAAGATGGTGTGCTTTCTCAACAAATAACAGGCTTCCAACCTCGCCCTGCGCAGCAGGAAATGGCCGAACGCGTTGCCAATACACTTAGCAACGGCAACCTGCTTATTGCTGAAGCAGGCACAGGCACAGGCAAAACCTTTGCTTATTTAGCTCCAGCCATGCTGTCGGGACAAAAAGTCTTTATTTCAACGGGCACAAAGAATCTCCAAGACCAACTCTATCAGCGTGATTTGCCGGTTCTACGACAAACATTAAATGTGCCACTGATGACTGCCATTCTTAAAGGTCGCAGCAACTATCTCTGCCATCACCGTTTGGGACTGGCAGAAACAGACGATTCATTGCTCAATGACCAAGCTACACTCAGCAAACTGAGAAAATGGGCAGAACAAAGTGATCACGGGGATCTGTCTGACACGCAATTATTAGACGCTGATAGCCATTTGCTACCACGGGTCACTTCGACAGTTGATAATTGTCTCGGCACGCAATGCCCAGAATATCAGCACTGCTTTGTTGCTGAAGCACGGCGTCGGGCGCAGGAGGCCGATATTGTCGTTGTAAATCACCATTTGCTGATGTCAGATCTGGCCTTAAAAACAGCGGGGCAGGGTGAGGTTTTACCCACTGCCGATGCCTATATTATTGATGAAGCACATCAGCTACCCGGCATTGCCAGCCAGTTTTTGGGGCTAAGGTTAAGCAGTCATCAAATTACTGAGCTATGTCGGGATGCAACGCAAGAAATGCACGCCGAGGCTTCCGATATGCCAAGTATTGCAACGGCATCAGATAAACTGCAGACGGTTTTACAACGTCTCAGGGTCTATTTGGGAAGCGAGGTACTTCGTCGTCCCTGGTTTGCTGGAGAAGGCGATGAAACCCAACAAAACCTGCTGGATGCCGTCGCCCAAGCGTTAACAAATCTGGCTGAAGAACTTGAGCAAGCCTCGCCGCGCAGTCAAGGGTTAAGCCAATGTCATCAACGTGCTGAAAGCCTGCTTGATTTACTGGAATACTTTCAGGCAAACGCTGAACCTAGCGATCACGTCTTATGGCTGGATAATCGACTCAGTGGCTTTATTTTAAACGCTACCCCATTTGATATCAGTGGGCCGTTTCAGCAATGGCTTGATGACAAACCGGCAGCCTGGATATTTACCTCAGCCACATTAACCGTAGCGGGTCAATTTAATCATTTTAAACAACAGCTTGGCATTGACGATGCAGAAACGGTTAGCTGGGAGAGTCCCTTCGATTACCAGCAGCAAAGCTTACTCTTTTTACCCGAAACAAAATTGATGCCCGCATCCGTTAATTACAATCAACATATTGCCGATGTCGCCAGACAGGTCATCACATTGAGCGGCGGTCGAACCTTTTTATTATTTACCAGCTATCGGGCGCTCTACGAAGTGGCTGAAGCCTTAAAAGACTGCGGCCATCCCTTATTGGTGCAGGGGAGTGGGGGTAAAGCACAACTGATTGAGCGATTTCGGGAACAGGGAGACGCCGTTTTGCTCGGCACCAGCAGTTTTTGGGAGGGGGTTGATGTGCGGGGGGACGCCTTACGCTGCGTGTTAATTGATAAAATTCCATTCGCGTCACCAGGTGACCCGGTTTTAGAGGCCCGTATCAATCTGCTGAAAATGCATGGTGGCAACCCATTTCGTAGCATACAAATTCCATCCGCTGTTATTCAGTTAAAGCAGGGCATAGGGAGGTTAATTCGTGATGTCCGTGATTATGGTGTGTTGGTTTTGTGTGACCCAAGATTACTGAATAAACCTTACGGTAAAGTGTTTTTACGCAGTTTACCAGCCATGCCGATCACACAAAATATTCAAGACGTGGCCGATTTTCTGACAGAAAAATCTGTCGACCAAGCCACTCATTAA
- a CDS encoding E3 Ubiquitin ligase: MENVRNILAGIIRSLESGEFTLASLLIIGIGAGCFYYLIQSLQRIRLLSGKPTSKIRSAHQGCIELAGSAELMPGSPVVSPVSGRHCVWYEYVIEQRQTVLNGSRERTRWSTIQRQRSDALFYLNDGSGQCVVDPDDAEIMHVKQRRWRDPVNRNRRYSERTIVPGQQLYAIGWFQTIQAATQMMLKEQVSLLLREWKQNLNQLLARFDTNKDGRFSDKEWQRVVAAANAQVRREHLTMQPDAIHLLGKGPGRSSYLISVIPEAKLRRRYQVQFWAALIGFLCCGSLWVWALQIRQVG; the protein is encoded by the coding sequence ATGGAAAATGTACGCAATATCCTGGCTGGTATCATTCGTTCATTAGAATCAGGTGAATTTACATTAGCCAGCCTGCTGATTATCGGCATCGGTGCAGGCTGTTTTTATTATTTGATTCAATCATTGCAGCGTATTCGACTGCTCAGTGGTAAACCAACCTCAAAAATTCGGTCCGCTCATCAAGGTTGCATAGAACTGGCTGGTAGCGCTGAGCTCATGCCTGGCTCTCCTGTTGTATCACCGGTATCCGGGCGTCATTGTGTCTGGTATGAATACGTTATCGAGCAACGCCAAACTGTGCTGAATGGCAGCCGAGAACGAACCAGATGGTCGACCATACAACGTCAACGCAGTGATGCATTATTTTATTTAAATGACGGCAGCGGCCAATGTGTCGTCGACCCCGATGACGCAGAAATAATGCATGTCAAACAGCGACGCTGGCGCGATCCCGTTAATCGAAATCGACGTTATAGTGAGCGCACTATTGTGCCAGGGCAGCAGCTTTATGCGATTGGCTGGTTTCAAACTATTCAGGCTGCTACACAGATGATGCTGAAAGAGCAGGTCAGTTTATTGTTAAGAGAGTGGAAACAAAACCTGAATCAATTATTGGCCAGATTTGATACCAATAAAGATGGTCGCTTCAGTGATAAAGAATGGCAACGCGTTGTTGCTGCTGCCAATGCCCAAGTAAGACGCGAACATTTAACAATGCAACCGGATGCCATTCATCTGCTTGGCAAGGGCCCCGGCAGAAGCAGTTATCTGATTTCAGTCATTCCTGAAGCCAAATTACGTCGCCGCTATCAAGTACAATTTTGGGCTGCCCTGATTGGTTTCCTGTGCTGCGGCAGTCTCTGGGTATGGGCGTTACAAATCCGACAGGTTGGCTGA
- a CDS encoding LemA family protein, which produces MEISEFIFWGLLVVVIVYAIIMFNHLVSLKHNVKKAWSNIDVLLKQRHDELPKLVETCRQYMQFEQQTLEKVMQARAAVSAAQANGDVPALGAAETEMRLGLGNLFAVAEAYPDLKANETFQHLQQRISGLENAIADRREFYNESVNINNIQIEQFPDLVIARLFRFRAFDLLEFSESETADVDLGALFNR; this is translated from the coding sequence ATGGAAATCAGTGAATTTATTTTTTGGGGTTTACTGGTGGTGGTTATTGTTTATGCCATCATCATGTTTAACCATTTGGTCAGCCTCAAACACAACGTCAAAAAAGCCTGGTCCAATATCGATGTGCTATTAAAACAGCGTCACGATGAACTGCCCAAACTGGTGGAAACCTGTCGCCAATACATGCAGTTTGAACAACAAACTCTGGAAAAAGTCATGCAGGCAAGAGCAGCCGTGTCTGCCGCGCAGGCAAATGGCGATGTTCCGGCACTGGGCGCTGCCGAAACTGAAATGCGTCTTGGTCTGGGTAATCTGTTCGCTGTTGCTGAAGCGTATCCTGATTTGAAAGCAAATGAGACCTTTCAACACCTGCAACAACGTATTAGTGGCCTGGAAAATGCGATTGCCGATCGCCGCGAGTTTTATAACGAAAGCGTCAATATTAACAATATCCAGATCGAACAATTTCCAGACTTGGTGATTGCGCGTCTGTTTCGGTTCCGTGCTTTTGACTTGCTAGAGTTCAGTGAAAGCGAAACCGCTGATGTGGATCTGGGCGCATTGTTTAATCGTTAA
- the fae gene encoding formaldehyde-activating enzyme encodes MSDKIIMRTGESLVAGGPPFTAAEPEVVIGELDGPFGTAFANLMGDQVQGHSRVLALMNTDMQVRPATLMVSKVTVKKTAYTNILMGTVQGAIANGVLDAVRNGTIPKEKANDLGIIVSVWLNPSITTVEDLDHVALFNIHREATRRAIEKAMNNEPSIDYLLENQDKLVHKYYQKELDAQK; translated from the coding sequence ATGAGTGACAAAATCATCATGCGTACCGGTGAATCTCTGGTTGCCGGCGGGCCCCCATTTACCGCTGCAGAACCAGAAGTCGTTATTGGTGAACTGGATGGTCCGTTTGGCACCGCGTTTGCCAACTTAATGGGTGACCAGGTACAGGGACACTCACGGGTTCTGGCTTTAATGAACACAGACATGCAGGTTCGTCCTGCCACATTGATGGTCAGTAAAGTCACGGTGAAAAAAACCGCTTACACCAATATCCTGATGGGTACGGTTCAAGGCGCAATAGCCAACGGCGTACTGGATGCCGTCCGTAACGGTACGATCCCTAAAGAAAAAGCCAATGACTTAGGCATTATCGTCTCAGTTTGGTTGAACCCAAGCATCACGACTGTCGAAGATCTGGATCACGTTGCCTTGTTTAACATTCACCGTGAAGCTACCCGTCGTGCTATCGAAAAAGCAATGAACAATGAACCTAGCATTGATTATCTTCTGGAAAATCAAGACAAACTGGTTCACAAGTACTACCAAAAAGAATTGGACGCACAAAAGTAA
- a CDS encoding group II truncated hemoglobin, producing the protein MSEIATPYERIGGEEGVRQLVRYFYQIMSDTPQTSLVRQMHPTQIQSSEDKLFWFLSGWMGGPQLYVEKFGHPRLRARHLPFSIGIEERDQWLYCMAQALKKMNLEPLFAEQLMSSFVQTADFMRNRPE; encoded by the coding sequence ATGTCAGAAATTGCCACACCCTATGAGCGAATTGGCGGTGAAGAAGGTGTTCGCCAATTGGTGCGTTACTTTTATCAAATTATGTCGGATACGCCGCAGACCAGTTTGGTTCGTCAGATGCATCCGACGCAAATCCAATCCAGCGAAGATAAATTATTCTGGTTTCTGAGTGGCTGGATGGGCGGCCCTCAATTGTATGTTGAAAAATTTGGCCATCCCAGATTACGTGCCCGGCATCTGCCCTTTTCAATTGGTATTGAGGAACGTGATCAATGGTTGTATTGCATGGCTCAAGCGTTAAAGAAAATGAACTTGGAGCCGCTGTTTGCCGAACAATTGATGTCTTCATTTGTTCAAACAGCTGACTTTATGCGTAATCGACCGGAGTAG
- a CDS encoding competence/damage-inducible protein A, whose translation MAIGALIIGDEILSGKRQDKHFEFLKSLLAKRGLELDWVHLTGDDPQQLERSMRFAMQSEDIFFSFGGIGATPDDRTRQTVAKVVGVAIEPHPEAIRLIEQTYAERAYPNRVLMGHLPVGATLIPNAVNNVAGFSFASGHFMPGFPEMAWPMCEWVMSHHYADLRDTRPACEQIIYVIGGRESDLLFIMQKIDSDFPSLKLSSLPCLGEPPHIEMSLRGAAEQVEKAMTLLKQAITETGFTWQDQLTQ comes from the coding sequence ATGGCTATTGGTGCATTGATTATTGGTGACGAAATACTTTCAGGCAAGCGACAAGACAAGCATTTTGAGTTTCTTAAGTCGCTCCTGGCTAAACGTGGACTTGAATTGGATTGGGTTCATTTAACCGGCGATGATCCCCAACAGCTTGAACGCAGCATGCGATTTGCCATGCAAAGCGAGGATATCTTTTTTAGCTTTGGTGGCATTGGTGCCACACCGGATGATCGGACGCGGCAAACCGTCGCCAAAGTGGTCGGGGTTGCCATTGAGCCGCACCCAGAAGCAATTCGATTGATTGAGCAAACCTATGCTGAGCGTGCCTACCCTAATCGGGTGTTGATGGGGCATCTGCCTGTGGGCGCAACGCTCATTCCCAACGCCGTAAATAATGTCGCCGGGTTCAGTTTTGCTTCTGGCCACTTCATGCCAGGATTTCCCGAAATGGCATGGCCGATGTGCGAATGGGTCATGTCACATCACTATGCTGACTTACGTGATACGCGCCCTGCTTGCGAACAAATCATCTATGTCATTGGGGGACGTGAGTCAGATCTGTTGTTCATTATGCAAAAAATAGATTCGGATTTTCCGTCACTCAAACTATCCAGTCTCCCCTGCCTTGGCGAACCGCCACATATTGAAATGAGTTTGCGTGGTGCGGCAGAACAGGTTGAAAAAGCCATGACACTGCTTAAACAAGCGATAACCGAAACTGGATTTACCTGGCAGGATCAGCTTACCCAGTAA
- a CDS encoding AEC family transporter, producing MFSVLTQMAVLIACGALWHRFAPQHISSIAHRRALTDLVFYILLPALIIDVIWQTDLNAGSVQISLIALSALASAMFAMWLVLRWLNVSQTQTGALLLAASFPNVTYLGLPVLDQALGSWSNSLILQYDLFACTPVLMTAGILLARHFGDQEVSLHPLKALLRIPPLWAVTLAVMLNLLQVPRPEILHHALATLSGGVVPLMLIALGMSIRWQSFHFRLLPLLLPVALISLVLAPAVVWGIVQFMPVTPEVGMTVVLAAAMPTMVFGFVICEQYGLDSSLYAAAVALTTILCLATLPVWFYWVS from the coding sequence ATGTTCAGTGTTTTGACACAAATGGCCGTGTTAATCGCCTGTGGCGCGTTGTGGCACAGATTTGCACCACAACATATTTCCTCGATTGCACATCGCCGTGCTTTAACTGATCTGGTGTTTTATATTCTCCTGCCTGCCTTGATTATTGATGTGATCTGGCAAACTGATCTCAATGCCGGATCAGTGCAAATTTCTCTGATTGCGTTGTCTGCATTAGCTTCGGCAATGTTTGCCATGTGGCTCGTGTTGCGCTGGCTGAACGTCAGCCAGACCCAGACTGGCGCACTGCTATTGGCAGCGAGCTTCCCCAATGTCACATATTTGGGGCTGCCAGTTCTCGACCAAGCTTTAGGAAGTTGGTCTAATTCATTGATTTTGCAGTATGATCTGTTTGCGTGCACGCCCGTTTTAATGACGGCAGGCATCCTGTTGGCACGCCATTTTGGCGACCAAGAAGTGTCACTCCATCCATTGAAAGCATTGCTGAGAATTCCGCCTTTATGGGCGGTCACACTCGCCGTGATGTTGAATTTGTTGCAAGTACCCAGACCTGAGATATTGCATCATGCCCTGGCCACACTATCAGGTGGTGTTGTGCCGCTGATGCTGATTGCACTTGGTATGAGCATTCGCTGGCAAAGCTTTCACTTTCGCTTATTACCGCTGCTTTTGCCGGTTGCGTTAATTTCACTCGTCTTGGCACCAGCGGTCGTGTGGGGTATCGTCCAGTTCATGCCCGTCACACCCGAAGTTGGCATGACCGTCGTCTTGGCAGCGGCAATGCCGACCATGGTGTTTGGTTTTGTCATTTGTGAACAATATGGTTTGGACTCAAGTCTTTACGCGGCGGCTGTTGCGTTGACCACGATACTCTGTCTGGCAACGCTGCCGGTTTGGTTTTACTGGGTAAGCTGA
- a CDS encoding bifunctional diguanylate cyclase/phosphodiesterase translates to MSLSKQLFLLVTLIFVIVFAVNFTLSMNNIRSYLQVESEIHVQDTATSLGLSLSPHMTDEQDPILRTMMNAIFDTGYYREMRLENIDGEALVTLTNPVEIEGVPDWLITLLPIETATAVSEISSGWTISGTLHVSSNPGYGYLKLWQQFRSTLFYSLLFFLGAMALLYVVLRLTLKPLNAIRSQANEISAGNFVRIEKMPWTTEVREVAQSMNSMSGKIGGMIARLNAKLENLTDSLKRDPLTGLFNQQTFTENMKSALADGQQGHVLYLKFDDLAGIVRDRGKQGVDQLLIDFADMLKQHALAPAQSYRLYGSEFVVLSPGTDSGSIHLFAKKLQQAIHNLGQQYQESDLLHIGIVQFERSSEYARLLPAAVEAYEQARLIGSNAYFVRQDSLSSINEQGWKTAVKRAIEHNTPEITFTNQAHNYETEDPRLVMMEAFTLVTDVSGQTLPTGTFFSMAEEFALVEQLDRTIVNKILTTMEHQQVNSPVTINLSMHSVASPAFRQWLRERLVTFSLPAHLLVFSVTAYAAAKQLPVFAEFGVFVRRLGATTLLKRYSSDVIPVEKIKELQVDYVRLARDLTTDIHQHSSKPDFLDIMQEVSSLLEIKILVESVSQDEDFHYVRRIGLYGISR, encoded by the coding sequence ATGTCACTTTCAAAGCAGTTATTTCTTCTTGTTACGCTGATTTTTGTGATTGTGTTTGCGGTCAACTTTACCCTGAGCATGAATAATATTCGCAGTTATCTTCAGGTGGAATCAGAAATTCATGTTCAGGATACCGCTACCTCCTTAGGTTTATCGCTTAGTCCTCACATGACCGATGAACAGGATCCCATACTGCGTACGATGATGAATGCGATTTTTGATACGGGTTACTATCGTGAAATGCGCTTGGAAAACATTGACGGTGAAGCGTTGGTGACGCTGACTAATCCGGTTGAGATCGAGGGAGTGCCAGACTGGTTAATTACGTTGCTACCGATTGAAACAGCAACAGCGGTATCTGAAATCAGCTCAGGCTGGACGATTAGCGGTACCTTACATGTGAGCAGCAACCCTGGGTATGGGTATCTGAAGTTATGGCAACAGTTCAGATCAACATTATTTTATAGCCTGCTGTTTTTCCTCGGGGCAATGGCATTGTTGTACGTTGTTTTACGGTTGACCCTAAAACCCTTGAATGCAATTCGCAGCCAAGCCAATGAAATCTCTGCGGGTAATTTTGTGCGCATCGAAAAAATGCCGTGGACCACGGAAGTCCGTGAAGTCGCGCAATCAATGAATAGTATGTCAGGCAAAATTGGCGGCATGATTGCGCGATTAAATGCCAAACTAGAGAATCTGACAGACAGTTTAAAACGCGATCCACTGACCGGGCTATTCAATCAGCAAACCTTTACCGAAAACATGAAAAGTGCCTTGGCGGATGGTCAGCAAGGTCATGTGCTGTATTTAAAATTTGATGATTTGGCAGGCATAGTCCGGGATCGAGGCAAGCAAGGGGTGGATCAGTTACTCATCGACTTTGCCGATATGCTTAAGCAGCATGCGCTCGCCCCTGCTCAGTCTTATCGTCTGTATGGTTCTGAATTCGTCGTCTTATCACCGGGTACCGACAGTGGCAGCATTCATCTGTTTGCCAAAAAGTTACAACAAGCAATTCATAATCTCGGGCAGCAATATCAAGAGAGTGATTTATTGCATATCGGTATTGTCCAATTCGAGCGTAGCAGTGAATACGCTCGGTTATTACCTGCCGCTGTCGAGGCCTATGAGCAAGCACGATTGATCGGCAGTAATGCGTATTTTGTGCGCCAGGATTCACTCAGCTCTATTAACGAGCAAGGCTGGAAAACCGCTGTTAAACGTGCGATTGAACACAATACACCAGAAATCACCTTTACCAATCAGGCCCATAATTATGAGACAGAAGATCCACGTCTGGTAATGATGGAAGCCTTTACGCTGGTCACAGATGTCAGCGGCCAGACGCTGCCAACAGGGACTTTCTTCTCGATGGCCGAAGAGTTTGCCTTGGTTGAACAGCTGGACCGCACGATTGTGAATAAGATTCTGACGACAATGGAACATCAGCAGGTTAACAGTCCGGTCACCATTAACTTGTCCATGCATTCCGTTGCCTCTCCAGCGTTCCGTCAGTGGTTACGCGAACGACTTGTCACCTTTTCGTTACCAGCGCACTTGCTGGTCTTTAGTGTGACGGCCTATGCTGCGGCGAAACAGCTGCCTGTTTTTGCAGAGTTTGGCGTATTTGTTCGACGTTTAGGCGCAACTACCCTGCTCAAACGTTATAGCAGTGATGTGATTCCGGTAGAAAAAATCAAAGAGCTGCAAGTGGATTATGTGCGTTTGGCGCGCGATTTGACTACCGATATCCATCAGCATAGTAGCAAGCCGGATTTCCTCGATATTATGCAGGAGGTTTCCAGTTTGCTTGAAATCAAAATTCTGGTGGAAAGTGTCAGCCAAGATGAAGATTTCCACTATGTGCGTCGGATTGGGCTGTACGGTATTAGCCGTTAA
- a CDS encoding transglutaminase-like cysteine peptidase, translating to MNRSRTFRNLIGGFLLCLAMLSWPLVADIRFSEPFLKKIEEKHNRFSRLRFEEWQSLMDDATDLSEQEKLNAVNAFFNRNVQFIDDLALWGKKDYWATPAEMLAIGAGDCEDYSIAKYFTLKAIGIDEEKLRITYVKAIELDQAHMVLTYYETPRSMPLVLDNLVIDIEPANRRPDLIPVYSFNGRGLWLSKSRGTGQRVGDASRLSLWEDLVNRMQAEDF from the coding sequence ATGAATCGCAGCAGGACATTCCGTAACCTGATTGGCGGGTTTTTGCTTTGCCTTGCCATGTTGTCATGGCCGTTGGTTGCAGATATTCGTTTTTCCGAACCTTTTTTAAAGAAAATTGAAGAAAAACATAATCGCTTTTCTCGTTTGCGTTTTGAAGAGTGGCAAAGCCTGATGGATGACGCCACGGATCTGTCTGAGCAGGAAAAACTCAACGCCGTTAATGCGTTTTTTAATCGTAATGTGCAGTTTATTGATGATCTGGCGTTATGGGGAAAAAAAGATTATTGGGCAACACCTGCCGAAATGCTGGCTATTGGTGCAGGTGATTGTGAAGACTATTCCATTGCCAAATATTTCACCTTGAAAGCGATTGGCATTGATGAAGAAAAACTACGGATTACTTACGTAAAGGCGATTGAACTGGATCAGGCGCATATGGTGCTTACCTATTACGAAACGCCACGTTCAATGCCATTAGTTTTGGATAATCTGGTGATTGATATTGAACCCGCAAATCGCCGGCCAGATCTGATTCCTGTTTATAGTTTTAATGGACGTGGTTTATGGCTGTCCAAGTCTCGCGGTACCGGGCAACGGGTTGGTGATGCATCTCGCTTGTCACTCTGGGAAGATCTCGTTAACCGAATGCAGGCAGAAGACTTTTAA